TCGCGATTAGATTAATGATAGCTGTTAGATTGAGTCGTCTGGGCTTAATCCTGTGGTGGTTATGTGTCCACGGACGTTTGCTTGGGTGCACGTAGAAAAGATAATGTTTGATTGTTTATTAGTAGTAGAGGAGTAGAGATAAACCATTTACCTTAAAAAAATCATTTATTTTGAACTTGAATTCACACGTTTTACTTGATTGCTTCATTTTAATCAGCACACTGTTGGTTCCTACTTTCATAACGTCCTACTTGATTCATTCAAAATGTTTCGCGACAACACATGCGGTATCATCTAGTGTTTACGGATGACGCGTCAAATAGATCTCCAGTGGCTGTGCTTTAGTTGAGGAAGAGAAACAACTGCTTAATTGTGGGCAGCACTCTTTGTCCAGAGGACTGTAACGAATCCCCTTGATTCAAATGAATTTatatttccccgcaaaaaaaaaaaaacccggCTGATTTGTAGCAGCCGCCAAGGATTAAACACACGGACACTGAAAAGTAGATGTAACTCGGACTCAGCAGCCGTTGGATCTCCGGTTTTCGTTCCCCCGGTTGCATCCCGATCGCTGAAGTTATACTGAACCGGCATGTCGCCATTCTTCAGAGGTGCTGTTGCAGAAGATTCAGGGCCAGGCACACTCGCCATGTTCCGCAACAAGGTCCTCGtgcgcgccgtccccgtcccctcctcttcctcctccgcaccgtcgccgccgttcctcCTCCGCCAGGTCTCCTTCTCCGCCGCCGCTCCATCCCTCGACCTCGACATCCTCTGCTGCAGGCTGTCCCGCCGCCACCGTCTCGCGTGCCTCCCCCAGCCCCCAGCCGACGCCCTCGTGGTCTACCAGGTCTCGCTCGCTCAACTGCCTCGCTTCCGCTCGGTCCTTGGCGAAGAGATGTAACACGTGGGTTCCGATCACTGCAGAGATGCCAGTCTCGCGCGGCCGCCGAGGTGGCCTCCGAGATCGCGGCTGCCTTCACGGGCGCCTCGGTGAGCGTGTCCCTCACCTGCTCGACGTTTTGATGCTACGAGTATTTGCTGGTTAATTTAGTAATTTTGCGTCCTCCGTTGTAAggttggcgaggaggaggaggtggtgtgcTCAGGCGCGCTGGTTGCAAAAGCGGTTGAGTGTGGACTGCGATGTCTGACGCTTGAGCGTGGATGGAGCTTTGTCGGGGAGAGCATATACGCCCAGTCCACGTTTGCTGCCAGTGAGGAGAGGACTGATCTCTGCGTGTTGAATGTGGTATGATGTTTTTCACCCTGTTCACGTAGCTTTGGATTGCTGCATGTTGGTGTGTATATAAATGCCATGCCTATGATCTCCATATGCGGACATGATTGCGCATGTTGCTAAATTGACCGATTCAAGCCTGATCCAGAAATGGGTGGAAAACGGGTATGCAGAGCACATGGCCAAATCCCACGCAGTAGTTATCATTGTTTGGTCTGTACAGAAGCCAACTGCATTGTCTAAGCTTGATTAGAGCCAGCTTTATGCAGTCCGAATTAAATCAACTTTGCTGTACCAAGACCAACCTGTAGATTGCTGGGACACATGAATTTTTAGTTAACTTCAGAACTTAAGTGCCGTCTCTGCAACTGAAGTGTTCATCCCTTCATAAGTATCATGTGTACATCCTCTGGTTTGGCTACACTATTTCCGTTAATTGTCATTGTCTGTCTTAATACGAGCCTTTGATATCATATGATTTTGTAGCTTACCATCTTTGGTTGTCGAATTGGTACAGGAAGTCAGATCTGGACTAAATGATGATTATGAGTTTGTTGTCTCACCTGATGCATTTCGGTTTACTACACTTAAGGTATTCTTCATTGTTCATTGGGCGCCACAACACAAACTAGGTAAGTTAATTATTATGTATTGCTGCTAGATCTCAGATGTTGCTAGCTCCAATGTGATGGAAACGTTCCAACATATTAAGGAAGTAAGTTTGGATGGTTATAACCTCCAGACAGCTTGTGCAATTCTTCCAACATTACAGGAAGGCCATGTGATTGGTAAGCTAGAGTTTTAGTATTACTTGCTACATCATCTCATATTCTTCTCAAGATATTTGTTTTACTTTCATAGGTTTTAGTGAACTACCTCCTTCTGGACAGATCTTGGACAGCTTTACAAAGCTTTGCTCAGTTAAGGTGGTATATTTGGCATTTCCTACCATCATTTTTGATTTGGTATGCTTTCCCTCAGGAGTATTTCCTGCATTTAACATTTTTTTTCTCATTTCACAAATTTTGCGTTCTGCAGCATGGTTTGGAGATGAACTACAGTTATCATGCAGCAGTCAAACTGACATGCGGAGCTTCCTGCGAGAAGCAATGGTTATGATTTTTCAAGTACAATTGTACATTCAGTGCTGTTACAGTTGTTATTAACATGCTGATCATTATTATTTATCAGTTCCATGTCAACATGCATCTCATGTTCTGCTTTAATTACCTTTATCCAACTTATGTAGGTTGCCTTCTCCATTTGTCCTCCAAGGTCCGGGGCTTCAGCCTGCCCCAAAATCTGTTAGAGCATCAAAGGCAATGTCTTCCATGCGGTCTTTTACAGAATTGTTGAAAGGTGATGACTATTCTGTTGTCTGGTAGAAATATCCTCTACTAACTGTGAATTGGCATACATGCTTCTAGTTGTTGTAATCAGGAGTTGCTGAAAACCATGTTTCTCGGTGTTGTATGAGAGTTATGCATGGCAGTGTAGATATGTCTTAGCATTTAAATGTAAAAGACATATGGTATCTACAGGAGAATCATAAGTCTGGTCCCTTGGGATGTGTGTTCAGGTCCTATGTCGGATCATACTAATAATGTTGTTTATCTTTACTCAACGACTCTAGGGACTATTTTTTTAGAATGCAAGAAATAATAACTTTGTTGGATCATACCTGACGTTTGCTTCTTGTTCTAGCTTGGAATTTCTTTGGTCAGAGTCAACTAGTAATCAAGGTAATCAACTAACCTTTCAAGTAATTAGCGCTGCTGTCATTCAACGCATCATATCGTTTCCCTTTTCTTCACATCATACTATAATATGGTACAAAAATGCACGTTAAAGACTATTTATATTTTCTTTTTTGTACATATTGCTGTTCATGCAAGCACTTCACTTGTATTGATAAATCACGGCTATCCGTTTTAATATGAATTTGTCATTTTGAACTATGTGAACCTTTATCTGCCAGTATGTAATTATACGTATTGGGCATAGTAGGTCTCTGTTGTTTTTAAGGTGGGCTGTAATGTTGCAGGAACAACTGGTAGTTAACTGCACAGCTACTCTGCCTACTTGGGATAAAGCCACAAGTAAACTGGCAATGCACACTGCAAGAGCCGAAAATTCAGAGGATCTTCGTTTAGTTCATCCAGGTTTTATGGCCAAAGACCAATCATTGACTTTAGGTACGTTTTGTCGAACGAACTTGTTTGCCTGTATGGCTGAAATATTGATTCACCGCCTGTTTTGACTAAATGCATATGTATTTTCTACTATCACAAGACTTCCGGACCCCCAAACCAGCTGTCTTTTGCTCTTCGGTTGCCAAATTGTGCAATACCAAAGTTGAGATAGCTCAGTCTTTGGATGATGCTGGCACTGGCGATGACACACATTCCATCAAGCATGGTTGTCAATCAGAGTCTGTTGTCCTAACCAGTTCATTCAAATGTAAGACTAgatttctcttctttttcttggtTTTCATCGTTAGGAAATGCAAAAAAATAATTCAGGTTAATAAATCATGTTACTTATTCCTAATAGGTAATTATGCTAATTGAGTTTTATCTACGTAATTCATTAATTATGACGGTCTCATTTCCTTCACAGTAAAACTGAGAGTGACTGCAGTTCTTCTGTATTAAAATATCTTCTGCAGCACAAATAACATTATTGAAGCCTTCATTCAGCAGAAGTAAACGAGCAGATAAAAGCAAAACAAGCTGTTCTTCTGGTAAATATTATTACATTTGTCAATTTGTGTTTGTTGATCATCCCATAGTCAATTCATTTTCTTAGTTAGCAGATTCCTTTTACTAGAAAAAGAAACTACAATTTCACTCGGTACTATCTTTTGCATCAGAACAATCTGATGCTGATAGTTCAAACAGATCGAGTGAAACCAGCCTACCAAAATCGTCACTTGGAAGTTTTCCTAAAGCAAGCCATGCTAATCCTGTCGATTCATCATGTGCAAGTCTTCTCAAGCAAGTCATTCAGGTATACACTTACCCAAAAGGATATCCACACCTTTGATCTAGTGTGCTTGGATCATAGTTACCGGATGTGCTCCAACCATAGTCGAACTCTGATCTTGGTCGGGTTTTCATTCCCGGTTCATTGTACGATTCAGTAACAGGAGCCATGGTGGTTCGAAGCCACATCTCTGGGGCATCTAGGATTTGTAGCAGTGCTAATGCCAAGGCATGTTGCCATTGTGTCGCAAGTTGGAGCTGCGGTGGTTA
This portion of the Triticum dicoccoides isolate Atlit2015 ecotype Zavitan chromosome 7A, WEW_v2.0, whole genome shotgun sequence genome encodes:
- the LOC119331089 gene encoding uncharacterized protein LOC119331089, with the protein product MFRNKVLVRAVPVPSSSSSAPSPPFLLRQVSFSAAAPSLDLDILCCRLSRRHRLACLPQPPADALVVYQRCQSRAAAEVASEIAAAFTGASVGEEEEVVCSGALVAKAVECGLRCLTLERGWSFVGESIYAQSTFAASEERTDLCVLNVEVRSGLNDDYEFVVSPDAFRFTTLKISDVASSNVMETFQHIKEVSLDGYNLQTACAILPTLQEGHVIGFSELPPSGQILDSFTKLCSVKHGLEMNYSYHAAVKLTCGASCEKQWLPSPFVLQGPGLQPAPKSVRASKAMSSMRSFTELLKAWNFFGQSQLVIKEQLVVNCTATLPTWDKATSKLAMHTARAENSEDLRLVHPGFMAKDQSLTLDFRTPKPAVFCSSVAKLCNTKVEIAQSLDDAGTGDDTHSIKHGCQSESVVLTSSFKSQITLLKPSFSRSKRADKSKTSCSSEQSDADSSNRSSETSLPKSSLGSFPKASHANPVDSSCASLLKQVIQTSVNPKRKHAEILENSGEGGTVKVHQKDCCEKRNLDTRKSKDCAPNVPQDTASVLHIQKDVFRTKVKPTKSKSMVGKNEITAATTSKRKPEVVKDELTKKAIDHQKDVTNKVTKAKPGSVKDESTSITKTKTKPDVDKDELTAKVIDHHKRGQLRLLTVADLKCFLSAKKAKVGGSKEVLIQRATELLS